GCACCTATCGATTTCTCGCCGTGCTTCGTTCGGTATGCGTACATCGCTCCCCTCGATTTCCGCTCGATACCCCCGCGAAAACCGGGCGTCCCCCTCGTGACGACCGGTTCGCTTCGTCACGGCGAACAATAGACGACGAAGCCGCAGAATTGTTCGCCGCGTGACGAAATGTCCATTTCGCCGCGTTTCCGACGGCGTGTCGAATTCCTTACCGGCCGGTCAGAAGTTCCCTACTGTGCAGTAAGAATTCCTTTCGCGATATGTGTGACTTGAATTTCGTTGCTGCCCGCGTAGATCATCAGCGATTTGGCGTCCCGCGCGAGCTGCTCGACCCGATATTCGGCCATATATCCGTTCCCGCCGAACAGCTGGACCGCTTCCATCGCGACCTCGGTCGCCGCCCGCGAGGAGTACAGCTTCATCGCCGAGGCCTCCGACAGGCTCACCGGCTTCCCCTCCTGCGCCCGCTCGATGGCACTGAAGACCATGTTCTGCACGTTGATCCGGGCGATCTCCATCTCGGCGAGCTTGAGCTGGATGAGCTGGAACTGTGCGATCTCCTTGCCCCACAGCTTCCGCGACTTCGCGTAGTCGGTGCACAGCCGCAGGCACTGCTCGATGATGCCGAGCGAGAGATAGGCGATGCCGATCCGCTCGGCCGCGAACGACTCGCGGGCGCTCTCCTTGCCGTCGCTGCGACCGCCCTCCTCGGTCTCCCCCAGCAGCCGGTCGCGGGTCACGCGCACGTTGTCGAAGAACAGCTCACCCGTCGGCGACGAGTTCATGCCCATCTTCTTGAAGGGCGGGCTCTGCGTGAACCCCTCCATGCCCTTCTCCAGCACGAAGGCGAGCACCTTGCGGTCGCGGCGGTCCACGGACGGATCACCCTCGTCGAGCTTGGCGTAGACGATGACGACGTCGGCGTAGGGGCCGTTGGTGATGAACGTCTTCTGCCCGTTGAGGATGTAGTCCTCGCCGTCGCGCCGGACGGTGGTCTTCATGCCACCGAAGGCGTCGGACCCCGAATCCGGTTCGGTGATCGCCCACGCGCCGACCTTCTCGAAGGTCACCAGGCCCGGCAGCCAGCGCTTCTTCTGCTCCAGGGTGCCACGGCTGCGGATCGTGCCCGCGGTCAACCCCAGGCTCACCCCCAGTGATGCGACGAGTCCGAGACTCACGCCGGCGAGTTCGATGTTGAGCAGGGCCGCCATCCCCGGTGACGCGTTCATGCCCCCGCCGCCCGAACTCTTCTCTCCGCGTTCCTCCTTCGCGAGGGCGCGTTCGAGGGATTCGCGGGCCATCTCGTCGATGCCGAACGTCGCGTACAGCTTCCGGATGATGTCGTACGGCGGTAATTCGCCGGCTTCGAGCCTGTCGACGTGGGGGCGAATTTCCTTCTCGATGAAACCGCGCAGAGCGTCGCGGAACATGAGGTCCGTGTCCGACCATTCGTACATGGACGGAATATAGAACACGTTCCGGTTTTCCCGTGGGGCTTCGTCCCGCTCCGGAACGAAAACGCTCCGCCTCCCCCTGTCCGGTACTAGCCTTCGCCGCAGGACACTCCGTCGACGGGAGGCATCGAGGATGATCGGTCCGAGTGGCACGGCAGGGGTGGACGCGCTGGCCCTGCACATGAGCGACGGACTGGTCGACGCCCGGGCATCGGCATGGTTCTTCCTCATCGCCGTCATCGGCGTCGGCATCGCCGTCTGGTACGCCCGCAGCGATCTCGACAAGCGGTCGGTTCCGACCGCGGCGCTGGTCACCGCGCTGGTCTTCGCACTGCAGGTGGTCGACGTGCCGGTGCTGCCCGACGTCAGCGGGCACGTGGTGGGGGCCGCGCTCGCGGCGATCCTGCTCGGCCCGTTCGTGGGCGCGCTCGCGGTGACGCTGGTGCTCGTCGTGCAGGCCTTCGTCTTCGCCGACGGCGGCCTGTCCGCCCTGGGTTCCAACGTCACCAACATGGTGCTGATCGCCGTCGCCGCGGCGTTCCTCACCGCCACGGCCCTGCGCGCCCTGCTCGAGCACCGGCGCGTGCGGTCCGGGGCGCTCGTCCTGGGCCCGGCCTCGTTCGCGGCGGGATTCGTCTCGGTGCTCGCGGCGGTGACGGGTTTCGTCGTCGAATACGCCCTGGGCGGTTCCACGGCGGTGCCGTTGTCGAACATCGGGTTCCTGTACGCCACCCACGTGCCGGTGGGTCTCGTCGAGGGGGTCGTGACGGCCGCGCTGGTTCTCGCCGTCGCGCGGGTCTCGCCGGAATCCGTGTACCTCACCCGGATGCCCGTCAACCCGCTCGACCCCGACGCATCCCCCGCCCCGCGACCCCGGCCCCGTTCGCGCGGCGCCCTGTTCGTCGGGCTGGGGTTCACGACGCTGATCGTGGCCGGGATCGTCGCACCCCTCGCCGTCGACTGGCCGGGCGCTCTGGAGGTCACCACCACGCGCGGATGCGAGACGGGCACCCTGCCCGGCGACATCACCGGCGAGTGCATGGCCGAGGACGTCGAGGAACACAGCCTCGCCGACGGTCCCCTCGCCGGTTACGCGATCGACGGCCGGTCCGGTTCGACGGGCATCGCCACGGTGCTCGGCGCGCTGGGCACCTTCGTCCTGGCGAGCGTATGCTTCCGCGCGCTCGTCGCACGGCCGGTGGTCACCACACCGTCGCGCTCGGATTCTCCTCGAACCGCCTCGGCAGGCTGAGCTCTCCCACACATACGACACCGGCCGCGTCGGTCCCGAACGGATACCGACGCGGCCGGTGCTACGTGCCGGGTCAGCCGGCCGATCCGGACAGGAGGCAGCCCAGGCCGGTGCATCCCGGCTCTTCCGCCTCCTGAGGCAGGATGATGACGATGGGCTCTCGGTTCGGTGCCCCGTCCCCGAACATCCCCTCCTCATCACTGTTCGACCAATACGCACCTTCCTCGGGTGCAGTGGATCTGGCCGCCGCGCAGTTGTAGACGACCTGCCACTCCCCGTCTTCCAGATCCGTGTAGGTGTGCGAGAACTCGCCGCCGTCCTCCGGGAAGGGGATCTCGACGAGGTTGCTCGCGTCCAATGTCCCTCCCGACCACTGTTCGTCGTGCACACGGATGACGTGCATGCTTCGAGGGTCCTCCGCCCCGGCGGCTTCCTCATCGACGACGAACACGAAGCAGTACTTCAGATCGACATCCTCGGCCGTATCGTCCGTGAACGTGATGGTCAGGTCGCTTCCAGTAGCCGACGCGGCTACCTTGATCTCCCCGATGTCGTCGGCAGCCGAGGCCAGTGACGGGAACGCCAGAGCGGCGGCAGCTGTCGCCGCCACGATCGAGGCAGCTCGGGTGAATGTGCGCATGGACGGTCCCCTCTGAATTTCGCATCGATTTCGATGCACACGGACTTTCTCCGCAGACAAGCGGTTTCGACATCGTAGGACGAGAATCCTGCCGGATCCAGACGAAGTACGCGAAAGCCCCTTGTCGAACCTCGATTTTCTGCCCCGACGACACCGGCCGCATTCGGTGCCTGAACTGCACCCGAATGCGGCCGGTGTCGTTCGAACGGATGAATTCAGTTGTCGCCGGCGGATCCGGAGAGCAACAGACAGGACAGGCTCGTGCATTCCGGCTCTCCGGAAATCTCCGGAACCGTCCCTTGCGGCTCCCCGAGTGTCTCCGGCGCCGTCTCGTCGAGCCCTTCGGACTCCCCTCCGGCCACCGTCACCGGGATCGACTCCCGGTTCGCCTCGAGTTCGAGATCGGGAGCCGGTGGGATGCCGGGAGTCAACCAGTAACCTGCGGGAGCATCGCTCTGCCCGTCGAACACCGCGCAGAAGTAGTCGATCTGCCACTCCCCGTCGGGCACCCCGGTGAACGTGTGGGCGTATTCCCCCGTCTCGGGGTACGGGAACGCCCTTTCGACGGGAAAACCTTCGGGGAGAGAAGGAATCGCCGCGGCGGGCAGGAGGAAGAAGAATTCGGGTTCGGACGGGAGCGGGGTCGACTCCTCCACCTCCACCGCCTCCAGGGCGACCTGGCAGATCCTGGCCGGGAAGTCCTCGGCCACGGTGTCCGTGACGGTGACGATCACGTCGCTGCCGACGGACGACGCGTCGACTGCGATCTCCCCCGTGACCTCCGCCGCGGCCACCGACGGCAGGACCAGCCCGGCGAGCGTGGCGGCCGCCGCCACCGAAGCAACACGAACGATCGAGCGCATGTGCATCCCCCTGCAGATCCTGCATCGTGTCGATGCGGTGGACGGTTGCCGACGAAGCCGGTTCCACCATCCTAGGAACGGCATGCACACCGCATCCGGCGTTCGGCAGAATTCGCGGATTCCTCCGGTGCAGGGGGAGATTTTTCAGGCCGCGGAGTCGGAGAGGTGCGCATCCACCAGCGCCGCGGCCATCTCCCTGCCGAGCCGGATCGGTTCGATCGAGTGCTCGAACTTCGATCCCGCGAGGGCACCGTCGTAGATCAACTGCAGCCGGCCGGCGAGAGCCTCGGCGTCGGGCACCCCGGCGAGGGCGAGCAGTTCGGTCAGGGTCGAGTACAGCCACTCCCGGTGCGCCAGCACCGGTTCTATGCGTTCCTGCGGGAATTCCGTTGCTGCGTTGGCATATTGGCATCCGCGGAAGTTCTTGCGCGGCGCCGACCTCATCGCGAGGTCGAAGAAGGTGAGGATCTTCTCGACCGGATCGTCGACGTCCTCGACGGCGGCGTTCCACCGCTCGCGGTCACGGCGGTCGAGGTCCTCGAGATAGGCCAGCACCAGTGCGTCTTTCGAGCCGTACGACGAGTAGAGGCTCGCGCGCGCCACTCCCGCCTCGGCGAGGATGCGGTCGACGCCCACCGCCCGGATGCCGTGCTCGGCGAACAGGGCGCTCGCGGTCTCCAGCAGGCGCTGCGCGGGGGACGGCCGGGCAGCGCGGCCCGACGCGGGAGCGGAGGTTTCGACGGAGGTGTCGGCGATCGTACGCACGGACCCAGGGTAACGGAGGGGCCGGATAGACAGACCGTTCTATTCACATGTACCGTGGGTCGCGTGACGCACAGCCTTCTGACTCGCCGCCTGCACGTGGATCTCGTGCGGGTCGCGACCGCTGTTTGTCGTCGCTGTCACAGCTGACCGGTCCCGCCCACACGTGCCGTGACCCCGGGGCACATCTGCGCCTCGGACCACCCCACCGGACCGGTCCACAGTTCCCACCATGCTTCTCGGAAGGTGCCCTCATGTCGCTCTACCTCTACGAACTCGTGCCCGCCGAGGGCCAGGCCTCGGCTGCCATCAAGGCGTTCGACGAGGCCGTCACCGCTGCCGGCGGTGAGCTCATCGAGTCGCAGGTGACCACCGGCGGCACCCGCGTCTTCGCCATCGCCGAGTTCGAGTCCTGCCGCGCGCCGCAGCTCGAGGCCGCCGCCCTCGACGTCGCGGAGATCACCGGCCCCGACCAGGTCCGCCTCGTCGGCGCCGACCTGGACCAGATCAAGGCCACCCGCCCCGA
This region of Rhodococcus sp. Z13 genomic DNA includes:
- a CDS encoding acyl-CoA dehydrogenase family protein, translating into MYEWSDTDLMFRDALRGFIEKEIRPHVDRLEAGELPPYDIIRKLYATFGIDEMARESLERALAKEERGEKSSGGGGMNASPGMAALLNIELAGVSLGLVASLGVSLGLTAGTIRSRGTLEQKKRWLPGLVTFEKVGAWAITEPDSGSDAFGGMKTTVRRDGEDYILNGQKTFITNGPYADVVIVYAKLDEGDPSVDRRDRKVLAFVLEKGMEGFTQSPPFKKMGMNSSPTGELFFDNVRVTRDRLLGETEEGGRSDGKESARESFAAERIGIAYLSLGIIEQCLRLCTDYAKSRKLWGKEIAQFQLIQLKLAEMEIARINVQNMVFSAIERAQEGKPVSLSEASAMKLYSSRAATEVAMEAVQLFGGNGYMAEYRVEQLARDAKSLMIYAGSNEIQVTHIAKGILTAQ
- a CDS encoding energy-coupling factor ABC transporter permease, which codes for MIGPSGTAGVDALALHMSDGLVDARASAWFFLIAVIGVGIAVWYARSDLDKRSVPTAALVTALVFALQVVDVPVLPDVSGHVVGAALAAILLGPFVGALAVTLVLVVQAFVFADGGLSALGSNVTNMVLIAVAAAFLTATALRALLEHRRVRSGALVLGPASFAAGFVSVLAAVTGFVVEYALGGSTAVPLSNIGFLYATHVPVGLVEGVVTAALVLAVARVSPESVYLTRMPVNPLDPDASPAPRPRPRSRGALFVGLGFTTLIVAGIVAPLAVDWPGALEVTTTRGCETGTLPGDITGECMAEDVEEHSLADGPLAGYAIDGRSGSTGIATVLGALGTFVLASVCFRALVARPVVTTPSRSDSPRTASAG
- a CDS encoding TetR/AcrR family transcriptional regulator, giving the protein MRTIADTSVETSAPASGRAARPSPAQRLLETASALFAEHGIRAVGVDRILAEAGVARASLYSSYGSKDALVLAYLEDLDRRDRERWNAAVEDVDDPVEKILTFFDLAMRSAPRKNFRGCQYANAATEFPQERIEPVLAHREWLYSTLTELLALAGVPDAEALAGRLQLIYDGALAGSKFEHSIEPIRLGREMAAALVDAHLSDSAA
- a CDS encoding putative leader peptide → MTHSLLTRRLHVDLVRVATAVCRRCHS
- a CDS encoding DUF4242 domain-containing protein, translating into MSLYLYELVPAEGQASAAIKAFDEAVTAAGGELIESQVTTGGTRVFAIAEFESCRAPQLEAAALDVAEITGPDQVRLVGADLDQIKATRPEAGYLVEWDIPDTIDMETYLARKKANSPKYADVPEVTFLRTYVREDMDKCLCFYNAPDEAAVVRAREVVSTPIDRLHQLEG